A stretch of the Panicum virgatum strain AP13 chromosome 9N, P.virgatum_v5, whole genome shotgun sequence genome encodes the following:
- the LOC120691970 gene encoding uncharacterized protein LOC120691970 — MLGKSPALPLVTTDTTAFGFYTTGNILSSPVVKLSSKKCRRRLHVQQNIELGRPRDASRKWRTLSADQAQASVLDVDEECKQVLTSLKFSSEDAEKMLKKAFGWIHSPYWSEERKKEVPSAEVVNGVLNYIRSLGLSDEDLHKVLKKFPEVLGCDLDKEVKLNVSKLDSDWGINGKTLRSLLLRNPKVLGYNIDCRGDCMAQCTRCWVRF, encoded by the exons ATGTTGGGAAAATCACCAGCATTGCCTTTGGTGACTACTGATACTACTGCGTTCGGCTTCTACACTACT GGCAATATCTTGAGTTCACCGGTTGTGAAACTCTCGAGCAAGAAATGCCGACGAAGATTGCATGTCCAGCAAAACATTGAGCTTGGGAGACCTCGAGATGCAAGTCGGAAATGGCGGACTCTATCAGCTGATCAAGCTCAAGCTTCTGTTTTAGATGTTGATGAAGAGTGCAAACAAGTGCTCACTTCCCTAAAGTTCTCCAGTGAAGACGCTGAGAAGATGTTGAAGAAGGCATTTGGATGGATCCACTCACCATATTGGAGTGAAGAGAGAAAGAAGGAGGTTCCAAGTGCTGAGGTGGTAAATGGAGTGTTGAACTACATCAGGAGTCTCGGGCTATCTGATGAAGACCTTCACAAGGTGCTGAAGAAATTTCCAGAAGTTCTTGGGTGTGATCTTGACAAGGAGGTAAAGCTGAATGTGAGCAAGCTGGACAGTGACTGGGGAATTAATGGGAAAACCCTGCGGAGTCTTCTTCTGAGGAATCCGAAAGTTTTAGGCTATAATATTGATTGCAGAGGGGATTGTATGGCCCAGTGCACCCGTTGTTGGGTTAGGTTCTAA
- the LOC120692403 gene encoding protein SENSITIVE TO PROTON RHIZOTOXICITY 1-like codes for MEVWNNVESSMMEVHRELHDHSQEAGGSGSDDPRTTVLTYLTFLEHKIAHLRGIICSAPQPPRQIVSAELSCIAVQLVSISNSLAAASGATAEEDAKSPPRAATPSEGDSDSSDDERLPPAGSYEVIELGKEEILAPHVHSCKVCGKGFKRDANLRMHMRGHGEEYKTAAALAKPGRDAPPPASAARCFYSCPFVGCKRNREHKSFQPLKTAVCVKNHYRRSHCDKSYTCRRCNVKRFSVLADLRTHEKHCGRDRWVCSCGTSFSRKDKLFGHVAAFDGHAPALPPEEDDAADHSAANGLGNASDQMLMGTEAVSRMANDQECFSDSIFDDLSCSDIKGFALTDRQCLDDGRGSLSPMDLYSCDFDGFDLFGAPGIADF; via the coding sequence ATGGAGGTCTGGAACAATGTTGAGAGCTCCATGATGGAGGTTCATCGTGAGCTGCACGATCATAGCCAAGAAGCTGGGGGCTCGGGCTCCGACGACCCAAGGACGACGGTGCTCACGTACCTGACCTTCCTGGAGCACAAGATCGCGCACCTCCGCGGCATCATCTGCtcggcgccgcagccgccgcggcaGATCGTGTCGGCCGAGCTCAGCTGCATCGCCGTGCAGCTCGTCTCCATCTCCaattccctcgccgccgccagcggggccacggcggaggaggacgccaAGTCCCCGCCGAGAGCGGCGACTCCGAGCGAAGGGGACAGCGACTCGTCCGACGACGAGCGCCTGCCGCCGGCCGGCTCCTACGAGGTGATCGAGCTCGGCAAGGAGGAGATCCTGGCGCCGCACGTGCACTCGTGCAAGGTCTGCGGCAAGGGCTTCAAGCGCGACGCCAACCTGCGGATGCACAtgcgcggccacggcgaggaGTACAAGACGGCGGCCGCGCTCGCCAAGCCCGGCagggacgcgccgccgccggcgtcggcggcccgGTGCTTCTACTCGTGCCCCTTCGTGGGGTGCAAGCGGAACAGGGAGCACAAGAGCTTCCAGCCGCTCAAGACGGCGGTCTGCGTCAAGAACCACTACCGCCGGAGCCACTGCGACAAGAGCTACACCTGCCGCCGCTGCAACGTCAAGCGCTTCTCCGTGCTCGCCGACCTGCGCACGCACGAGAAGCACTGCGGCCGCGACCGATGGGTCTGCTCCTGCGGCACGTCCTTCTCCCGGAAGGACAAGCTCTTCGGCCACGTCGCCGCCTTCGACGGCCAcgcgccggcgctgccgcccgaggaggacgacgcggCGGATCACTCTGCGGCCAATGGCCTTGGCAATGCCTCTGATCAGATGCTGATGGGAACCGAGGCAGTAAGCAGAATGGCGAACGATCAGGAGTGCTTCTCTGATAGCATCTTTGATGATCTCAGCTGCTCTGACATCAAAGGATTTGCTCTCACCGATAGGCAATGTTTGGACGACGGGCGAGGGTCCCTCTCCCCGATGGACCTTTATTCCTGTGACTTCGATGGATTTGATCTCTTCGGGGCACCAGGAATTGCTGATTTCTAG
- the LOC120688600 gene encoding subtilisin-like protease SBT3.17, which produces MKHPASISLVLVLLAVATASAGAMDGGGAANYLVYVDPHPPGVDCQKYQLGILAAALGGEEKAKAAMVYNYRNVMSGFSARLTPSELEAVKKQPQVNRVLPSATLSLMSSNFDGVS; this is translated from the exons ATGAAGCATCCGGCGTCCATCTCTCTCGTTCTCGTCCTCCTCGCAGTCGCGACGGCGTCTGCTGGCgccatggacggcggcggcgcggccaatTACCTGGTCTACGTCGACCCCCACCCCCCGGGCGTCGACTGCCAGAAGTACCAGCTCggcatcctcgccgccgccctcggcgg TGAGGAGAAGGCGAAGGCGGCCATGGTGTACAACTACAGGAACGTCATGAGCGGGTTCTCGGCGAGGCTGACGCCGTCGGAGCTGGAGGCCGTCAAGA AGCAACCTCAAGTGAACCGGGTGCTGCCGAGCGCCACGCTATCGCTGATGAGCAGCAACTTCGACGGCGTCAGCTAA
- the LOC120692585 gene encoding ammonium transporter 3 member 2-like: MSASGVPLAYQGSASAPEWLNKGDNAWQLTAATLVGLQSFPGLVVLYGGVVKKKWAVNSAFMALYAFAAVWICWVTWAYNMSFGDKLIPIWGKARPALNQGFLVGQAGLPATAHYHADGTTIETPAAEPLYPMATVVYFQCVFAAITLVLIAGSLLGRMSFLAWMLFVPLWLTFSYTVGAFSVWGGGFLFQWGVIDYCGGYVIHLSAGFAGFTAAYWVGPRAQRDRERFPPNNILFTLTGAGLLWMGWAGFNGGGPYAANTVASMSVLNTNVCTAMSLIVWTCLDVIFFGKPSVVGAVQGMITGLVCITPAAGVVQGWAALVMGVLAGLLTGLLADPTLCNLFLPVTNSQGAFYGGVGGAQFGKQLAGALFVIGWNVAVTSIICVAVNAVVPLRMPEDKLLVGDDAVHGEEAYALWGDGEVYDSTKHGVDETEHGGRAAVAPVATPPN; this comes from the exons atgtcGGCGTCGGGGGTGCCGCTGGCGTACCAGggctcggcgtcggcgccggagTGGCTGAACAAGGGGGACAACGCGTGGCAGCTGACGGCGGCGACGCTGGTGGGTCTGCAGAGCTTCCCGGGTCTGGTGGTGCTCTACGGCGGCGTGGTGAAGAAGAAGTGGGCCGTGAACTCGGCCTTCATGGCGCTCTACGCCTTCGCCGCCGTCTGGATCTGCTGGGTCACCTGGGCCTACAACATGTCCTTCGGCGACAAGCTGATCCCCATCTGGGGCAAGGCCCGCCCCGCGCTGAACCAGGGCTTCCTCGTCGGCCAGGCCGGCCTGCCGGCCACGGCGCACTACCACGCCGACGGGACGACCATCgagacgccggcggcggagccccTCTACCCCATGGCCACCGTGGTCTACTTCCAGTGCGTGTTCGCCGCCATCACGCTGGTCCTGATCGCCGGGTCGCTGCTGGGGCGGATGAGCTTCCTGGCGTGGATGCTCTTCGTGCCGCTCTGGCTCACCTTCTCCTACACCGTGGGCGCCTTCTCCGTCTGGGGCGGCGGCTTCCTCTTCCAGTGGGGCGTCATCGATTACTGCGGCGGGTACGTGATCCACCTCTCCGCGGGGTTCGCCGGCTTCACCGCCGCCTACTGGGTGGGCCCGCGCGCGCAGAGGGACCGCGAGAGGTTCCCGCCCAACAACATCCTCTTCACGCTCACCGGCGCCGGGCTGCTGTGGATGGGGTGGGCGGGCTTCAACGGCGGCGGGCCCTACGCCGCCAACACGGTGGCGTCCATGTCGGTGCTCAACACCAACGTCTGCACGGCCATGAGCCTCATCGTCTGGACCTGCCTCGACGTCATCTTCTTCGGCAAGCCCTCCGTCGTCGGCGCCGTCCAGGGCATGATCACCGGCCTCGTCTGCATCACGCCCGCCGCAG GTGTGGTGCAGGGCTGGGCGGCGCTGGTGATGGGGGTGCTCGCCGGCCTGCTCACGGGCCTCCTCGCGGACCCCACCCTCTGCAACCTCTTCCTGCCCGTCACCAACTCCCAGGGCGCCTTctacggcggcgtcggcggcgcgcagTTCGGCAagcagctcgccggcgcgctctTCGTCATCGGCTGGAACGTGGCCGTCACCTCCATAATCTGCGTCGCCGTCAACGCCGTCGTCCCGCTGCGCATGCCCGAGGACAAGCTCCTGGTCGGCGACGACGCCGTGCACGGCGAGGAGGCCTACGCGCTctggggcgacggcgaggtctaCGACAGCACCAAGCACGGCGTCGACGAGACCGAgcacggcggccgcgccgccgtcgcgcccgtaGCGACTCCCCCCAACTGA